GCTACAGCAATTCGACTGGCATACCAAAAAAATGAATTGGAAAAAGTAGCAGTTGCTGTTCCTGAAGTTACTTTTAATGATTTAAACAATCAACCAGCGGTAACATGGAATAGTTATTGGCCTTTTTTGAAATATCAATTAATGAATCAATCATTATTAGAATTAAATCAAATCTATCAAATGAATGAAGGCATTGAACATCGATTGCAAGAAGCAGCCTATAAAGCAAATGATTTTACTACATTTATTGAGGAAGTTAAAACAAAACGCTATACGTGGACCAGATTACAACGTCTTGCTGTTTATATACTAAACAACATAAAAACACAGGAAATAGAAATGGCCTGGGAAACAAATTATCTTCGTATTTTGGGATTTAATTGTAAGGGACAAACTTTTTTTAAAAAAACAGAAAAAAGATAGCCAATTACCAATTATCTCAAGAGTATCTAAGGAAAATCACCAACAGTTATCTCTGGATATCCGAAGTAGTCGTATTTATCAATTAGCAACAAAAAAAATAGTTGAACAAGATTTTGGACGAATACCTATTCAATATTTATCAAAAAAATAAAAAGGACTTAACAAATGATGTCATTCTAAGTATAATTACATCATATGTTTCATTATTGGTTAATAAAAATAATTTATTGATATTAATATAGAAAATGAGAAAGTGAAGTGAAATTATGGGTCGTAAATGGGCAAATATTAAAGAAAAAAAAGCGGCAAAGGATGCAAACAATAGTCGAATTTATGCCAAGTTTGGTATTGAAATTTATGTAGCGGCAAAATCAGGAGAACCTGATCCATATGCAAATCAAAAGTTACGTTTTGTTATTGAACGTGCTAAAACTTACAATGTACCAAAACACATTATTGATCGTGCTATCGAAAAAGCAAAAGGTTCAGGTGATGAGCAATACTCAGAATTACGTTATGAGGGATTTGGACCAAATGGTTCAATGGTGATTGTTGATACTTTAACAAATAATGTCAATAGAACCGCTGCAGATGTTCGTGCTGCTTTTGGAAAAAATGGTGGTAACATGGGTGTTAGTGGAGCAGTTTCTTATATGTTTGACCACACTGGAATTATTGGATTTAAGAGTAGTGATCTAAATAATATAGATACCATTCTTGAATATTTGATGGAAAAAGAAATAGATGTTCGTGATATCGTTGAAGAAGAAGATCAAGTCATTGTTTATACAGAACCAGAAGATCTACATAGGGTACAAGAATTATTAAAAGAAAAAGGAATAGAAGAATTTTCTGTTGCAGAATTAGAGATGATTCCTCAAAATGAAGTAATATTAACGGGTGACGATCTTGAAAAATTTGAAAGAATGCTTGATGTTTTAGAAGATTTGGAAGACGTTCAAAAAATATATCATAACGTCGAAATTAATGAATGATTTACTCAATTATTTAATAAAAATAATTAAATAATTGATTATACGAATTAAATAAAAGGAAATAAATGACTTTTTTGTTATTTCTAGATGATTTATTTAAAAAATTA
The genomic region above belongs to Melissococcus plutonius ATCC 35311 and contains:
- a CDS encoding YebC/PmpR family DNA-binding transcriptional regulator, with protein sequence MGRKWANIKEKKAAKDANNSRIYAKFGIEIYVAAKSGEPDPYANQKLRFVIERAKTYNVPKHIIDRAIEKAKGSGDEQYSELRYEGFGPNGSMVIVDTLTNNVNRTAADVRAAFGKNGGNMGVSGAVSYMFDHTGIIGFKSSDLNNIDTILEYLMEKEIDVRDIVEEEDQVIVYTEPEDLHRVQELLKEKGIEEFSVAELEMIPQNEVILTGDDLEKFERMLDVLEDLEDVQKIYHNVEINE